In the Streptomyces coeruleoprunus genome, GCCTGTCCGCCCTCACCGCCCCGGACGGCGGTGACACCACGACCGGCACGGCCGCCCCTGCCCAGCTGCCCGTGGAGCGCAGCAGCCTGCTGTGCCCCGCCCCCAGCACCTCCGAGGTCGCGGAGACCACGTACACGTCCTTCACCCCGGCGGGAACGGGCGGTCAGCAGGCCGGCGCCGCCGGCAAGGCGGCGGCGAAGGCCGAACTCAAGCCGTCCGCCGCGACGAAGGAGTCCACGACCGCGGACCCGAAGAAGACGGACGACAAGAAGACCGACCAGGAGAAGTCGGAGGAGGCGAAGGGCGACGCGGAGGCGAAGAAGCCGCTCGCCGCCGACAAGCCCGTCCTCACCGTCGCCGCGCCCGGCAAGCCGGTCACCGCCGAGGCCAACGGCGCCGACGCGCCCGCCCTGATCGGCCTCGCCTCCGGCAGCCTCGCCCCCGGCTGGACCACCCAGCAGACCACCAGCGTCCCCGCGGGCAGCGCCCGCGGCCTGCTCGGCGTCAGCTGCACGGCACCCGACACCGACTTCTGGTTCCCCGCGGCCTCCACCGCCGAGAACCGCCGCGACTACGTGCACCTGACCAACCCCGACGACGCCGCCGCGGTCGTCGACGTCGAGCTGTACGGCCCCGAAGGCGTCCTCAAGTCCCAGCTCACCGACGGCATCCCGGTCCCGGCAAGGTCCAGCGTGCCCGTGCTGCTGTCCACGCTCACCGCCGAACCGGCCACCACCGACGTCACCGTGCACGTGACCACCCGCAGCGGCCGCGTGGGCGCCGTCGTGCGCTCCGCCGTCGACCAGCTCGGCAGCGACTGGCTGCCCGCGTCGGCCGACCCGGCGGGCACCCTCGTCCTGCCGGGCATCCCCGCGGACGCCACGTCCGTCCAGCTCGTGGCCTTCGCCCCCGGCGAGGACGACGCCGAGCTGAAGATCCAGCTCGTGGGCGCGAACGGCACCATCACGCCGGCCGTACAGCAGTCGCTGCGCGTCAAGTCCGGGATGACCGCGTCGGCCGACCTCAGGAACGTCACCAACGGCGAGGCGGGCTCCCTGCTGCTGTCCCCGGCACAGTCCTCGCGCGCCACACCGGTCGTCGCCGCCCTGCGCGTCGTGCGCGGCGCGGGCGAGAAGCAGGAGGTGGCCTTCATCCCGGCGACCGCCCCGGTCGGCACGCGGGCCACCGTCGCCGACAACCGCGCCAAGGGCACGACCCTGGCGCTCACCGCTCCTGTGGAGGCCGCCGAGGTCAGGGTGACCGCGTCGGCCGGCACGGAGGGCGGCACGCCGGTCAGCAAGACGTACACCGTCAAGGCGGGCACGACGCTCGCGGTCGCCCCGCCCGTCCCGGCCGGCCTGAAGGGCTCCTACGCGCTGACGGTCGAGACCCTCAGCGGCGGCCCGGTCCACGCGGCGCGCATGCTGGCGCTGCCCGAGGACGGCATCGCGATGTTCACCGTCCAGACCCTGACGGACGACCGCGGCACGGTGGCGGTGCCCCGGGCGAGGCAGGACCTCTCGGTGGTCGCCCGCTGAGCCACGCGCCGAGCCGAGCCACGGGCCGAGCCGAGCCACGGGCCGACTGAGCCACGCGCCGAGCCGAGCCACGGGCCGAGGGAGTCGGCCCGGCGGGACCGGTCCGGCGGGGCGGCCGGGCCGTACGGGACGCACGCTCTCACCCGTACGGAGGGCCCGCCGCCGCGCACCGGCGATCGGTCAGTCCTGCCCGTACCGGGGGTCCACCGACTCCGGGGCCAGCCCCAGCAGCTCGGCGACCTGCTCGACGACGACCTCGTGGACGAGCAGGGCCCGCTCGTCGCGGTTCTTCGCCCGCAGCTCGACGGGCCGCCGGTAGACCACCACGCGCGCGTGGCGGTCGCGGGTCGCCGGCGCGGCGCTGCCCAGCGGCACCGACTCGTCCGAGGCGGCCGGCACCTCCAGCACGTGGAAGTCCACGTCGGCCAGCTGCGGCCAGCGCCGCTCCAGGCGCTCCACCGAGTCCTGCACCAGGTCGCGGAAGGTGTCCGCCCGCGTGGCGGACAAGGGCACCTGCGGCGGGGCGACGGGCCCCCGCATACCGCGTCCGTGGCGGTCCCGGCGGCGGGGCCGCGGCCCGGTCGGGCCGGGGGTCGCCCCGGCGGTGGCTGGGGGAGGTACGGGACTGTCCATCACTTGACGCAGCGTAGCTCGCGGCGCCGCCCCGCGGGTGCGCGCGCGACCCCTCGCGCCGCCCCGCCCGGCGTGTCGCCGGATGAGCGATCCGGCCAAGCTTGGGCTCGATTCCGCAGAGCCGCCCGATCGGTCCACGCATGAAGAATGACCGGTTTTGTACCGAGGATTGTTCGGCAGGTCGGCCGCGCGGCCCGCTCCTCCCCACCAGCCGCGCAGGTCAGAAGACCGCCCCGGAAAGCCCCTGTGCCGGACGTCACACCGCGACACGGGCGAGTGACCTCGTGGAGAGTCGTCGCGGCCCGCTCAAGAGTGCGGTACCGTCCAACGTCGTGAGCCCTGTACGTCGCTGTT is a window encoding:
- a CDS encoding DUF5719 family protein — encoded protein: MNRSTLSLLAVATALAAITGLSALTAPDGGDTTTGTAAPAQLPVERSSLLCPAPSTSEVAETTYTSFTPAGTGGQQAGAAGKAAAKAELKPSAATKESTTADPKKTDDKKTDQEKSEEAKGDAEAKKPLAADKPVLTVAAPGKPVTAEANGADAPALIGLASGSLAPGWTTQQTTSVPAGSARGLLGVSCTAPDTDFWFPAASTAENRRDYVHLTNPDDAAAVVDVELYGPEGVLKSQLTDGIPVPARSSVPVLLSTLTAEPATTDVTVHVTTRSGRVGAVVRSAVDQLGSDWLPASADPAGTLVLPGIPADATSVQLVAFAPGEDDAELKIQLVGANGTITPAVQQSLRVKSGMTASADLRNVTNGEAGSLLLSPAQSSRATPVVAALRVVRGAGEKQEVAFIPATAPVGTRATVADNRAKGTTLALTAPVEAAEVRVTASAGTEGGTPVSKTYTVKAGTTLAVAPPVPAGLKGSYALTVETLSGGPVHAARMLALPEDGIAMFTVQTLTDDRGTVAVPRARQDLSVVAR
- a CDS encoding metallopeptidase family protein, whose product is MDSPVPPPATAGATPGPTGPRPRRRDRHGRGMRGPVAPPQVPLSATRADTFRDLVQDSVERLERRWPQLADVDFHVLEVPAASDESVPLGSAAPATRDRHARVVVYRRPVELRAKNRDERALLVHEVVVEQVAELLGLAPESVDPRYGQD